In the genome of Ignisphaera cupida, one region contains:
- a CDS encoding phosphoribosyltransferase family protein: MSSVLLYEGQKFYRVNVFGLTRDLPIVPIDNGLWIASDAELVLGDVEFIDVAGREIAETIKRFSPSVIVTAEAKAITIAYEIAKNLGHKRFVIARKSVKGYMKEYIVENVKSITTKEQQILVLTREDANLVKNQRICIFDDVVSTGGTINALENLVKKAGGNIVCKVCIWKEGPWYKSQDLIYFSILPIFVSKNIYEEYVKNIRA, encoded by the coding sequence ATGAGCAGTGTTTTGTTATATGAGGGGCAGAAGTTTTATAGAGTAAATGTATTTGGTCTTACTAGAGACTTGCCCATAGTGCCAATAGATAATGGGCTGTGGATAGCATCTGATGCAGAACTTGTTTTAGGAGATGTTGAGTTTATAGATGTTGCAGGTAGAGAAATAGCAGAAACTATAAAACGTTTTAGTCCAAGTGTTATAGTTACTGCAGAAGCCAAGGCAATAACAATAGCATATGAAATTGCTAAAAACCTTGGACATAAGAGATTTGTTATTGCAAGAAAAAGTGTTAAAGGCTATATGAAGGAGTATATAGTTGAGAACGTAAAGTCGATTACAACAAAAGAACAGCAAATACTGGTTCTAACAAGAGAAGATGCAAATCTAGTTAAAAATCAAAGAATTTGCATATTTGATGACGTAGTTTCAACAGGTGGAACAATAAATGCTCTAGAAAATTTAGTTAAGAAAGCTGGAGGAAATATAGTGTGTAAAGTATGTATATGGAAAGAAGGTCCTTGGTACAAATCACAGGATCTAATATACTTTAGCATACTTCCAATATTCGTATCTAAAAATATTTATGAAGAATATGTGAAAAACATCAGAGCATGA
- a CDS encoding DUF1122 family protein, producing the protein MFNSLKNLNLDFKVVEKSGRFPEEKTFEFYVGYKDSWHRLLIIKFFHGRQPFYRKWIEIFFISPEIVISEKKYRFLNSEEERKLIECLSRFIDAGERIFIEYIYDVETWKALEMGTPPHLTRLGFMLLENGFTWFKDWYFPEGFMEGNPKIQAEKPVDDIAKNRHLKELCIETSIFAEKAMKFIQQNIYRKIFESVYNRIEKILNTMCKNMT; encoded by the coding sequence GTGTTTAATTCGTTAAAGAATCTAAATTTAGATTTTAAAGTTGTTGAAAAAAGTGGTAGATTTCCAGAGGAAAAAACCTTTGAATTTTACGTGGGCTACAAAGATTCTTGGCATAGACTCTTAATAATAAAATTTTTTCATGGTAGACAACCATTTTATAGAAAGTGGATAGAGATATTCTTCATAAGTCCAGAAATAGTTATTAGCGAGAAAAAATATCGTTTTTTGAACTCAGAGGAGGAGAGAAAGCTTATAGAATGTTTGTCTAGATTTATTGACGCAGGAGAGAGAATATTTATCGAGTATATCTATGATGTTGAAACTTGGAAGGCTTTGGAAATGGGCACACCACCACATTTAACTAGGCTGGGGTTTATGCTACTTGAAAATGGGTTTACATGGTTTAAAGACTGGTATTTTCCAGAGGGTTTTATGGAGGGAAATCCAAAAATTCAAGCAGAAAAGCCTGTTGATGACATTGCCAAGAATAGGCATCTAAAAGAACTTTGTATAGAAACATCAATTTTTGCTGAAAAGGCTATGAAGTTTATTCAGCAGAACATATATAGGAAAATATTTGAATCAGTTTACAACAGAATAGAAAAAATACTAAACACAATGTGCAAGAACATGACATAA
- a CDS encoding ferritin-like domain-containing protein — protein MLSEHRKYLELFVKMIDIEKSYAEALSELGNKINHPVLRSIFIAVANDSIKHSQLYKSITELLTSPQPVISDSELEIISKEIEKHIETEAQMIKIVGEALQHTNDPRLKLILAAIYEDEVKHHKILIDIRENIAKKEVISEEDIWELIWRDSPWHGTPGG, from the coding sequence ATGTTATCTGAACACAGAAAATACTTGGAATTATTTGTGAAAATGATTGATATTGAAAAGAGCTATGCTGAAGCACTTTCCGAATTGGGTAATAAAATAAATCATCCTGTTTTAAGATCAATATTCATAGCTGTTGCCAATGATAGTATTAAACATTCACAATTATACAAATCAATTACAGAATTGCTCACATCTCCTCAACCAGTAATATCAGATAGTGAACTAGAGATAATCTCTAAAGAAATTGAGAAGCACATAGAGACAGAAGCACAAATGATTAAAATAGTTGGAGAAGCTCTTCAGCACACAAATGATCCAAGACTTAAACTAATTCTAGCTGCTATATATGAGGATGAGGTTAAACACCATAAAATATTGATAGACATTAGAGAAAATATAGCTAAGAAAGAAGTCATCTCTGAAGAAGATATTTGGGAACTTATTTGGAGAGATAGTCCATGGCATGGAACTCCAGGAGGTTAG